In Drosophila teissieri strain GT53w chromosome 2R, Prin_Dtei_1.1, whole genome shotgun sequence, the following proteins share a genomic window:
- the LOC122614537 gene encoding uncharacterized protein LOC122614537: MEQRIVILGVLLIVAFLVCSEAPFVKMTNAVCKSYNQSWVVVHYCRLKAYSRTKTSLNINATFVEPAKEISVHFKMMKKANGYKPFLFDYTFDACLFMRRRNHPVAKMVWNLIRNVSTVNHTCPYVGLQMVSDFHRIEVPVPLPSGEYLLLLDWLFDLRPQFSTNVYFTFVEEH, from the exons ATGGAACAAAGGATTGTAATTCTGGGGGTTTTGCTAATAGTGGCCTTCCTAGTCTGCAGT GAGGCTCCGTTTGTTAAAATGACGAATGCGGTGTGCAAGTCCTACAACCAATCGTGGGTGGTTGTTCATTACTGCCGTCTGAAGGCCTATTCCCGAACCAAGACCAGCTTGAATATAAATGCCACGTTCGTAGAGCCAGCCAAAGAGATATCGGTTCATTTCAAGATGATGAAGAAGGCCAATGGGTATAAGCCCTTCTTGTTTGATTACACATTCGACGCCTGCCTTTTTATGCGAAGGCGCAACCATCCAGTCGCCAAAATGGTTTGGAACTTAATCAGGAACGTATCCACGGTCAACCACACCTGTCCCTATGTG GGCTTGCAGATGGTAAGCGACTTCCATCGCATCGAAGTTCCTGTTCCACTTCCGTCTGGGGAGTACTTACTCTTGCTGGACTGGTTATTCGATTTGAGGCCGCAGTTTTCCACGAATGTATATTTCACCTTTGTAGAGGAACATTGA
- the LOC122614538 gene encoding uncharacterized protein LOC122614538 encodes MSLSLYLLVAIGLADAHCVSFRYILNALEQELHYEAILLLESSSESEPCWRHEYFQGAVPILSFNANQSLYLKDAFNTNILALACLNGNEVRTMQALYENLQDMRDTPTILFVLSDSEVQDVLLECLRRKMLNVLAFKGSNRQFVYSFRAFPEFRIIKRNVKDIPRYFEPQLEDLGGYSLSALPDNIIPRTVVSRSPDGSRQLAGYLYPFMRNYVSTINATLRICWRLVPEGGTIQLGEVVRLSEMHKVDFPLGIHGLEHGSTSQNVPLEISSWFLMLPMEPSLPRAQFFIMLGFEKLTPVLLLLTILLSSAHRIEMGLRPSWRCYVMADRILRGALAQAFFLPRRLSFNLMLVYALILLNGFTYSNYATSLLETWFVHPPSGQLIYSWEQMRSLNLKVLIVPSELNTMTKALGKEFIESNSDLFELSDSARFQDKRLAMDQSYAYPVTFTLWPLLEHAQIRLPKPEFRRSREMVLIPLLIMAMPLPKNSMFHKSLNRYRALTQQSGLYEYWFKRSFGELVALRKIHYKVDDGRQTYRDLEWQDFSFVWLGLVAGSIASMLVLLGEIGYHRWQSRRNQH; translated from the coding sequence ATGAGTCTGAGTTTGTATCTGCTTGTAGCCATCGGCCTGGCAGACGCGCACTGCGTATCCTTCAGATACATTCTTAATGCGCTCGAGCAAGAGCTGCACTACGAAGCGATTCTTCTATTAGAAAGTTCGAGTGAAAGTGAACCCTGTTGGAGGCACGAGTACTTTCAAGGAGCGGTGCCCATTCTAAGCTTCAACGCCAATCAAAGTTTGTATCTTAAAGATGCGTTTAACACAAACATACTGGCACTAGCTTGCCTGAACGGAAACGAAGTGCGTACCATGCAGGCTCTCTATGAGAATCTCCAGGATATGCGCGATACGCCCACCATACTGTTCGTCCTGTCGGACTCCGAAGTCCAGGATGTCTTGCTGGAGTGTCTGAGAAGAAAAATGCTCAATGTGTTGGCTTTCAAAGGCTCAAACAGGCAGTTCGTCTACAGCTTTCGGGCATTCCCCGAGTTTCGAATCATAAAACGCAATGTAAAGGACATCCCTCGGTACTTCGAGCCCCAACTAGAAGATCTGGGTGGCTACAGCCTCAGTGCTCTGCCCGACAACATTATCCCGCGCACTGTGGTCTCCAGGAGCCCGGATGGGAGTCGCCAGCTGGCTGGATACCTCTACCCCTTCATGCGGAACTACGTGAGCACCATCAACGCAACTCTCAGGATCTGCTGGCGTCTGGTGCCCGAAGGCGGCACAATTCAGTTGGGGGAAGTGGTCAGGCTCTCGGAGATGCATAAAGTGGACTTCCCACTGGGCATCCATGGCTTGGAGCACGGCTCGACGAGTCAGAACGTTCCCTTGGAGATCTCCAGCTGGTTCCTGATGCTGCCCATGGAACCCAGTCTTCCTCGGGCTCAGTTCTTCATCATGCTGGGCTTTGAGAAACTAACgccagtgctgctgctgctgaccatcCTGCTGAGCAGTGCCCATCGCATTGAGATGGGCTTGCGGCCCAGCTGGCGCTGCTACGTCATGGCGGACAGAATCCTGCGAGGAGCACTGGCACAGGCATTCTTCCTACCCCGCAGGCTGTCCTTCAATCTAATGCTTGTGTACGCGCTTATCCTGCTGAATGGATTCACCTACAGCAACTATGCCACCTCCCTTCTGGAGACGTGGTTCGTGCATCCTCCATCGGGGCAGCTAATCTACAGCTGGGAGCAAATGCGCTCCTTGAACCTGAAGGTCCTGATTGTTCCCTCCGAGTTGAATACCATGACGAAAGCCCTGGGCAAGGAGTTCATCGAGAGCAACAGCGATCTCTTCGAGCTATCCGACTCGGCGCGTTTCCAGGACAAGCGCTTGGCCATGGACCAATCCTATGCCTATCCCGTGACGTTCACCTTGTGGCCATTGCTGGAGCACGCACAGATCCGCCTGCCGAAGCCAGAGTTCCGGCGATCCCGCGAGATGGTGCTCATACCCCTGCTCATCATGGCCATGCCCCTGCCGAAGAACTCCATGTTCCACAAGTCCCTGAATCGGTACAGGGCCCTCACCCAGCAGAGCGGCTTGTACGAGTACTGGTTCAAGCGGAGCTTCGGCGAGCTAGTGGCCCTCCGGAAGATCCACTACAAGGTGGATGATGGCCGGCAGACTTATCGGGACCTCGAGTGGCAGGACTTCAGCTTTGTGTGGCTGGGCCTCGTGGCAGGAAGCATCGCAAGtatgctggtgctgctgggcGAGATTGGATACCACAGGTGGCAATCAAGACGAAACCAGCATTGA
- the LOC122614536 gene encoding uncharacterized protein LOC122614536, whose product MHHKVFIFAVLFLVAYLGCGEAPFLKMTNAVCKSHNQSWVAVHYCRLKAYSRTKTSLNINVTFIEPAKHISLHMKLMKKANGYKPFLYDFTVDACEFVRKRNHPVVKIIWNMIRNVSTLNHTCPYEGLQMVSDFHHIEVPIPLPSGDYLLLMDWLFDCKPQLSTNVYFTFIEDLLPSSSKHKRSSLNFRTVV is encoded by the exons ATGCATCACAAGGtgttcatttttgcagttttgtttttagttgcCTATCTGGGCTGCGGA GAGGCGCCATTTCTCAAAATGACAAATGCAGTGTGCAAGTCCCATAACCAATCGTGGGTTGCTGTTCATTACTGCCGCCTGAAGGCCTATTCCCGAACCAAGACCAGCTTGAATATAAATGTCACGTTCATAGAGCCAgcaaaacatatttcattgCATATGAAGCTGATGAAGAAGGCCAATGGGTATAAGCCCTTTTTGTATGACTTCACGGTCGACGCCTGCGAATTCGTGCGAAAGCGGAATCACCCAGTGGTTAAGATCATCTGGAACATGATCAGGAATGTGTCCACCCTCAACCACACGTGTCCCTATGAA GGCTTGCAGATGGTGAGCGATTTCCACCACATCGAAGTTCCTATTCCACTGCCATCTGGAGACTATTTGCTTTTGATGGACTGGTTGTTCGATTGCAAACCGCAGTTGTCTACGAATGTATACTTCACATTTATTGAGGACTTGTTGCCGTCCAGCTCGAAGCACAAAAGGAGCTCCCTGAATTTCAGAACTGTGGTTTAG
- the LOC122613876 gene encoding mitochondrial proton/calcium exchanger protein: MNALLRHKGRNLRTSHLAQNVYKRFLKTNCCACSSVNFTDEPAKEEERPRRSASTSVLELSRRFQPTASYGYHYSGYGFRHLHTSRTMLETSSSKIDATVKKLKNQQKEKVEEIMKEVANGQAAAVRASSAATATASSDKGENASATAGSTSATATTTTLAKSADKSVAKPKKPLRTRIWDELVHYYHGFRLLFIDVAICSKLLWRVLNGKTLTRRENKQLQRTTSDLFRLIPFSVFIIVPFMELLLPVFIKFFPGMLPSTFQTSTDRQEKLRQSLSVRLEVAKFLQQTLDQMPVQHKEHSSEEAKQFEAFFTKIRNPTESVSNDEIIKFAKRFDDEITLDSLSREQLAALCRVLELNTIGTTTLLRFQLRLKLRSLATDDRVIAREGVDSLDLLELQQACKARGMRAYGLTEERLRFQLKEWIDLSLNEQVPPTLLLLSRTMLISDDSITTDKLKETMRVLPDAVGAHTRHAIGESEGKVDNKTKIEIIKEEERKIREEREEEREETIAKRSAIKEEIPAPYVFAENLARSKDLLDHKEQPAVSETDKGISSTDVQLLSEALKTLSSDKQLVVEKETIKELKEELADYKEDVEELREVRQVVKEPVRESRAAKLLYNRVNKMISQLDNVLNDLEARQHQIKQAESSDIAASSPAAEPQQMVHIDELVATIRRMKEASDEERFKVVGDLLVKLDADKDGVISVNEITKAVQSIDREATNIDKKQLEEFTELLSKLASRRRHEEIVHIDDLMNNIKVLKETSDEARLKHIEAVLEKFDADKDGVVTVNDIRKVLESIGRDNIKLSDKAIEELISLLDKEQVLQAEQKIEKAIAKSMKEAEKLKSEVDKADKDLSKLVNDIHDSAKEIQDIANEMRDKEETLPDKAKELKAEPAFKDTAKTLKDNAKNLDDLATNPKPDPKSPTKASTGSGPTGISGGGPNSGGSGIANGSTTESALREAAERQMEKILPSTDIGLPPTIQTPSQPPTSKKATATASTLSTTITAKKLL; the protein is encoded by the exons atgAACGCCCTGCTGCGCCACAAGGGACGCAATTTGCGGACGAGTCACTTGGCCCAGAATGTCTACAAGCGCT TTCTTAAAACGAACTGTTGCGCATGCAGCTCGGTGAACTTCACAGATGAACCCGCCAAAGAAGAGGAACGGCCGCGAAGATCGGCGTCGACTTCGGTGCTGGAGCTAAGCAGAAGGTTTCAGCCGACTGCCAGCTACGGATACCACTACTCCGGCTATGGATTCAGGCATCTGCACACCAGCCGGACGATGCTGGAGACGTCCAGCTCAAAGATCGACGCGACCGTCAAGAAGCTGAAGAACCAGCAGAAGGAGAAGGTCGAGGAGATCATGAAGGAGGTGGCCAATGGCCAGGCAGCAGCTGTTCGTGCCAGCAGTGCCGCTACCGCCACGGCCTCCTCGGACAAGGGTGAAAACGCTAGTGCGACCGCGGGCTCCACTTCGGCGACTGCAACAACGACAACTTTGGCCAAATCCGCTGACAAGTCGGTGGCCAAGCCAAAGAAGCCGCTCCGCACACGCATTTGGGATGAGCTGGTGCACTATTACCACGGCTTTCGCCTGCTCTTCATCGACGTGGCCATTTGCTCGAAGCTCCTTTGGCGGGTGCTTAACGGCAAGACGCTCACGCGACGTGAGAATAAGCAGCTGCAACGGACCACCTCTGACCTGTTTCGTCTGATCCCCTTTTCGGTTTTCATCATCGTGCCCTTcatggagctgctgctgccggtgTTCATCAAATTCTTCCCCGGCATGCTGCCCTCCACGTTCCAGACTTCGACCGATCGGCAGGAGAAGCTGCGGCAGTCACTGAGCGTCCGCCTCGAGGTGGCCAAGTTCTTGCAGCAAACCCTAGATCAGATGCCCGTCCAGCACAAGGAGCACAGCAGCGAAGAGGCCAAGCAGTTCGAGGCCTTTTTCACTAAGATCCGGAATCCAACGGAGTCAGTGAGCAACGATGAAATCATCAAGTTCGCCAAGCGATTTGACGATGAGATCACCCTAGATTCACTGTCCCGGGAGCAATTGGCGGCACTTTGTCGCGTCCTTGAACTGAACACAATTGGCACCACCACGCTGCTGCGGTTCCAGCTGCGTCTGAAGCTCAGATCTTTGGCCACCGATGACCGGGTGATTGCTCGCGAAGGAGTCGACTCCCTGGACCTTCTGGAGCTGCAACAGGCGTGCAAAGCACGTGGGATGCGGGCATATGGCCTAACGGAGGAGCGTCTTCGTTTTCAGCTAAAGGAGTGGATAGATCTCTCGCTGAACGAACAGGTGCCTCCTACACTGCTGCTCCTGTCCCGCACCATGCTTATTTCCGACGACAGCATCACCACCGATAAGCTCAAGGAGACGATGCGCGTGCTACCGGATGCAGTGGGCGCCCACACACGTCACGCCATCGGGGAGAGCGAGGGCAAGGTGGACAACAAGACGAAGATCGAAATCATCAAGGAAGAGGAGCGCAAGATTCGCGAAGAGCGCGAGGAAGAGCGGGAAGAGACCATCGCCAAACGGTCGGCCATCAAGGAGGAGATTCCCGCTCCTTATGTGTTTGCTGAGAACCTGGCGCGTTCCAAGGATCTTTTGGATCACAAGGAACAGCCAGCGGTTTCCGAGACAGACAAGGGCATTTCCTCTACTGATGTACAGCTGCTGTCTGAGGCTCTGAAGACATTGTCCTCTGATAAGCAGCTCGTGGTGGAGAAAGAAACAATCAAGGAACTCAAGGAGGAATTGGCCGACTATAaggaggatgtggaggagcTACGCGAGGTGCGACAGGTGGTCAAGGAGCCTGTGCGCGAGAGCCGGGCGGCCAAGTTACTCTACAATCGGGTCAACAAGATGATCTCCCAACTCGATAATGTGCTTAACGACCTGGAGGCCAGACAGCATCAAATCAAGCAGGCGGAATCCAGTGATATTGCAGCCTCCAGTCCCGCGGCCGAACCACAGCAAATGGTGCACATCGACGAGCTGGTTGCCACCATCCGGCGAATGAAGGAGGCATCCGATGAAGAGCGATTCAAGGTTGTCGGGGATCTGCTGGTCAAACTCGACGCGGACAAGGATGGTGTGATTTCTGTGAACGAGATCACCAAGGCGGTGCAGAGCATCGACCGCGAGGCCACGAATATCGACAagaagcagctggaggagttCACCGAACTGCTTTCAAAGCTGGCGTCCCGGCGACGTCACGAGGAGATTGTTCACATCGACGATCTCATGAATAACATCAAGGTGCTGAAGGAAACCAGCGATGAGGCACGACTCAAGCACATCGAAGCTGTACTGGAGAAGTTCGATGCCGACAAGGATGGCGTGGTGACTGTCAACGATATTCGCAAG GTGCTGGAGTCGATTGGTCGCGATAACATCAAGCTTAGCGACAAGGCCATTGAGGAACTGATCAGTCTGCTTGACAAGGAGCAAGTGCTGCAGGCAGAGCAGAAGATTGAGAAGGCCATTGCCAAGAGCATGAAAGAGGCTGAGAAACTGAAGTCTGAGGTAGACAAAGCGGATAAGGATTTGTCCAAGCTTGTCAATGATATTCACGATTCTGCAAAGGAGATTCAGGATATTGCCAACGAGATGCGCGATAAGGAGGAAACTTTGCCCGATAAAGCCAAGGAGCTGAAAGCAGAG CCCGCATTCAAGGATACGGCCAAAACATTGAAGGATAACGCGAAGAACCTGGACGATTTGGCAACGAACCCAAAACCAGACCCCAAATCACCCACCAAGGCTTCAACAGGATCCGGCCCAACCGGAATATCAGGTGGCGGGCCCAACagtggtggcagtggcattgCCAACGGATCAACTACGGAATCAGCGCTGCGAGAGGCGGCCGAGCGTCAAATGGAAAAGATCCTGCCCTCCACAGACATTGGTCTGCCCCCCACGATACAAACACCATCGCAACCACCGACGTCGAAAAAAGCAACGGCCACGGCATCGACCCTCTCCACGACGATTACGGCCAAGAAGCTGCTCTGA
- the LOC122613426 gene encoding LOW QUALITY PROTEIN: trichohyalin (The sequence of the model RefSeq protein was modified relative to this genomic sequence to represent the inferred CDS: substituted 1 base at 1 genomic stop codon) encodes MNVCKPKEVGPDGLFVRKRFTRHPVVISAKRFAAIKGRSRQDEKNAQLEAVEEERRYRQYLKDGNELLCSLFTDPNAPKVKKSARAQSKEAMAVVKDVDTKLADERLRKQRILRANRLLDQLKPGPRALHQALLYSEMIHQRQYNEALNEEIAEAARAQERADEELCPAALVPFGHATEEEEVARQTARNMEHAQLMRADIAQREKIREAEREQRIFEEQVDRAQYKCLQDKEEKALKEKKARKIAFNRKAYKDALQEKAEIAEHERICDAIDDRRNCVYIVASRNLDSRYGNHVKQLRQKCQEERELQALRVAQAQQVLQKKLEDRQLHAEDRHAFETEVDQNRRQCEREILAKERRAYQKLEREQDAEKLRRQQELQRFHVARRLKNAEANRFFDASQKRKRDKVKEDLRNVLFGQREEFLEKRRAELMNLAACNEDPYLEDDKKFFEQAVDIMEESRKVGRPLYPIATAVDLYERQNXLDMRPEGRMVKRSRLRDYCWPGFFSKAELAYRKYEQREQCREEQVADRHQIYCNSVKIKKLAEVEKPYTPCVASCPINCFHGRGMPATDSKESFDYARHVCYTDPPTVVACPGPMQVIHNDPLDNQRKISQPSMKLPPMPDLTKSTQPTLRSAVGKVLNSLHKPDLVQNARESASNVKGSASSASPPVSTSKPTAPEPKDVPLPKSQPPVRRRMRSSSKRAGSLAASPPTGNDRPAPVPNPAGTWGSGPLQPDPKKKSK; translated from the exons ATGAATGTGTGCAAGCCCAAGGAAGTGGGTCCCGATGGACTTTTTGTCCGGAAGCGCTTTACGCGTCATCCGGTGGTGATCTCGGCAAAGCGGTTTGCAGCCATCAAGGGCCGTTCTCGCCAGGATGAGAAAAATGCCCAGCTGGAGGCCGTCGAGGAGGAGCGCAGGTACCGGCAGTACCTGAAGGACGGCAACGAGCTCCTGTGCAGTCTGTTCACAGATCCCAATGCTCCGAAGGTCAAGAAATCAGCCAGGGCTCAGAGCAAGGAAGCCATGGCGGTGGTGAAGGATGTGGACACAAAGCTGGCAGACGAGCGGCTACGCAAGCAGAGGATCCTGCGGGCCAACCGACTGCTGGATCAACTGAAGCCCGGACCCCGCGCTTTGCACCAGGCGCTTCTCTACAGCGAAATGATTCACCAGAGGCAGTACAATGAGGCGCTCAACGAGGAGATTGCGGAGGCCGCCCGTGCCCAGGAAAGGGCCGACGAGGAGCTGTGTCCGGCTGCCTTGGTGCCCTTTGGCCACGccaccgaggaggaggaggtggccaGGCAGACCGCCAGGAACATGGAACATGCGCAGCTCATGCGGGCGGACATCGCGCAGCGGGAGAAGATCAGGGAGGCCGAGCGGGAGCAGCGGATCTTCGAGGAGCAGGTGGATCGGGCGCAGTACAAGTGTCTGCAGGACAAGGAGGAGAAGGCGCTCAAGGAGAAGAAGGCCCGCAAAATCGCCTTCAATCGCAAGGCTTACAAGGATGCCCTCCAGGAGAAGGCAGAGATTGCCGAGC ATGAGCGCATTTGCGACGCCATTGACGACCGGCGCAACTGCGTCTACATCGTGGCCAGTCGCAATCTGGACAGTCGCTATGGAAACCACGTGAAGCAGCTGCGGCAAAAGTGCCAGGAGGAGAGGGAGCTACAGGCCCTCCGCGTCGCCCAGGCGCAGCAGGTGCTTCAAAAGAAGCTGGAAGATCGGCAGTTACACGCGGAGGATCGCCACGCTTTTGAGACGGAGGTGGACCAGAACCGGCGCCAGTGCGAAAGAGAGATCCTGGCCAAGGAGCGCCGCGCGTATCAGAAATTGGAGCGGGAGCAGGACGCCGAGAAGCTCCGCCgccagcaggagctgcagcgcTTCCATGTGGCGCGCCGCTTGAAGAACGCTGAGGCGAATCGCTTCTTCGATGCCTCCCAGAAGCGGAAGAGGGACAAGGTGAAGGAGGACCTGCGCAACGTGCTCTTTGGCCAGCGGGAGGAGTTCCTCGAGAAGCGGCGCGCCGAGCTGATGAACCTGGCCGCCTGCAATGAGGATCCATACTTGGAGGACGACAAGAAGTTCTTTGAGCAGGCGGTCGACATCATGGAGGAGTCCAGGAAGGTGGGGCGACCCCTGTACCCCATTGCCACCGCCGTGGATCTCTACGAGCGGCAGAACTAGCTGGACATGCGACCGGAGGGCAGGATGGTGAAGAGGAGCCGTCTAAGGGACTACTGCTGGCCAGGATTCTTTTCCAAGGCGGAGCTGGCCTACCGCAAGTACGAGCAGCGGGAGCAGTGCCGCGAGGAGCAGGTGGCCGATCGCCACCAGATCTACTGCAACTCGGTGAAGATCAAGAAGCTGGCCGAGGTGGAGAAACCATACACTCCCTGTGTCGCCTCCTGTCCCATCAATTGCTTCCACGGCCGGGGAATGCCCGCCACGGACAGCAAGGAGTCCTTTGACTACGCCCGTCATGTTTGCTACACGGATCCTCCAACGGTAGTCGCCTGTCCGGGTCCCATGCAGGTGATCCACAACGACCCGCTGGACAACCAGAGGAAAATTAGCCAGCCTTCCATGAAGCTGCCACCCATGCCAGACTTGACCAAGAGCACTCAGCCCACTTTGCGCAGTGCTGTCGGCAAGGTTTTGAATTCCCTTCACAAACCCGACTTGGTTCAGAATGCCAGGGAGTCAGCTTCCAACGTAAAAGGCTCTGCTTCGTCCGCTAGTCCACCCGTCAGCACATCAAAGCCCACTGCACCGGAACCAAAGGATGTGCCCCTGCCCAAATCGCAGCCTCCAGTGAGACGCAGGATGAGGAGCAGCTCCAAGAGAGCTGGTTCCCTGGCGGCATCTCCTCCAACTGGCAACGATAGACCAGCACCCGTGCCCAATCCCGCTGGAACCTGGGGCTCCGGACCCCTGCAGCCCGATCCCAAGAAGAAATCCAAGTAA
- the LOC122614190 gene encoding uncharacterized protein LOC122614190, which produces MQRIASVKSRNIRTSISVLHAEKPHNVAKTTPAAANLPDHKVSEKTAEKSESKPKGPPNRSTGLTSARPQMVRKANVGLTPRPGSLPGSAATRSTASSRSHHFCIPVRSCYTVTSRARRSYDHGVFLYHLSQLEQTGFAKSAVDPMKSVPAAELQLLHSGQRTSYLERRYERSPDDKYNYPEATSWRYGWFHRESDLLQKRVPRRD; this is translated from the coding sequence ATGCAGCGAATAGCTTCGGTGAAGTCAAGGAACATAAGGACATCCATTTCCGTACTGCACGCGGAAAAGCCCCACAATGTGGCCAAGACTACTCCCGCTGCTGCTAATCTACCAGATCATAAAGTTTCCGAGAAGACGGCGGAGAAGTCGGAATCGAAACCTAAGGGCCCGCCAAATCGAAGCACAGGACTAACGAGTGCCAGGCCTCAAATGGTGAGAAAAGCCAATGTGGGTCTTACTCCCAGGCCAGGTTCCTTGCCAGGCTCCGCAGCCACCAGGAGCACTGCCTCCAGTAGGAGCCACCATTTCTGCATTCCCGTACGGAGCTGTTATACTGTGACCAGCCGCGCCCGCCGCTCCTACGACCACGGGGTCTTCCTGTACCATCTGTCCCAGTTGGAGCAGACCGGATTCGCCAAAAGTGCGGTGGATCCCATGAAGTCTGTGCCGGCAgcggagctgcagctgctgcacagTGGCCAGCGGACCAGCTACCTGGAGAGGCGGTACGAGCGCAGCCCGGACGACAAGTACAACTATCCGGAGGCCACCAGCTGGCGATACGGCTGGTTTCACCGCGAGTCCGATCTCCTGCAGAAGCGAGTGCCCCGGCGAGATTAG
- the LOC122612880 gene encoding proteasome subunit alpha type-7-1B: protein MAERYDRAVTIYSPDGHLLQVEYAQEAVRRGSTVVGLRTNNAIVIGVEKRSVGDLQEERIVRKICMLDDHVVMTFSGLTADARILVSRAQMEAQSHRLNFEKPTTVEYITRYIAQLKQNYTQSNGRRPFGLSCLVGGFDEDGTPHLFQTEPSGIFYEWRANTTGRSSQPVRDYMEKHADELLATVDETGAIKHIVRTLVSVSSLKHSQMDVAVLKYRQPLRMIDHKVLADLERTVRAELEAEAEAGRRTRVP from the exons ATGGCTGAGCGTTACGATCGCGCGGTGACCATTTACTCACCCGACGGCCACCTGCTGCAGGTGGAGTACGCGCAGGAGGCCGTCCGCAGGGGCTCCACTGTG GTGGGTCTGCGCACCAACAACGCCATCGTAATCGGCGTGGAGAAGCGCTCCGTGGGCGATTTGCAGGAGGAGCGCATAGTGCGCAAGATTTGCATGCTCGACGACCACGTGGTGATGACTTTTTCAGGGCTCACCGCGGACGCACGGATCCTGGTGAGCCGCGCCCAAATGGAGGCCCAGAGCCACCGCCTCAACTTCGAGAAGCCCACGACCGTGGAGTACATAACGCG ATACATAGCCCAGCTGAAGCAGAACTACACGCAGAGCAACGGCAGGCGTCCATTTGGATTGTCCTGCCTGGTTGGCGGCTTCGACGAGGACGGCACTCCGCACCTCTTCCAAACGGAGCCCTCGGGCATCTTCTACGAGTGGAGGGCCAACACCACCGGCCGCTCCAGCCAGCCGGTCCGCGATTACATGGAGAAGCACGCGGACGAGCTACTGGCCACCGTCGACGAGACGGGGGCCATCAAGCACATAGTCCGCACCCTGGTGAGCGTGTCCTCGCTGAAGCACAGCCAGATGGACGTGGCGGTGCTCAAGTACCGCCAGCCACTTCGTATGATTGATCACAAGGTCCTGGCCGATCTGGAGCGCACCGTTCGCGCGGAactggaggcggaggcggaggccgGTCGGCGGACCCGAGTTCCCTAG
- the LOC122612881 gene encoding suppressor-of-stellate-like protein, which translates to MSFPHSNESMGDGSWISWFLGVKGNEFLCRVPTDFIEDKFNLTGLEFFSRTLDLVLDPEFDNQGWDDGLDSADAEQLYGMIHARYIVSPRGVEDMRLKYERGDFGSCPRVYCKGQRTLPVGLSDLWNQSHVKVYCPRCNDVFLPRSRSALLDGAMFGTSFPHMFFMQLPSMRPHPPLEKYVPRLYGFRLHQKALMPPETPESTPKSIASSASKSPYLTATIPKSLASRFSRNDLNA; encoded by the exons ATGTCGTTCCC CCACAGCAACGAGTCGATGGGAGATGGCAGCTGGATCAGCTGGTTCCTTGGGGTCAAAGGCAACGAGTTCCTCTGCCGCGTGCCCACCGACTTCATAGAGGACAAGTTCAACCTGACGGGCCTGGAGTTCTTCAGCCGGACACTGGACCTGGTCCTGGATCCGGAGTTCGACAACCAGGGCTGGGACGACGGGCTGGACTCCGCCGATGCGGAGCAGCTGTACGGCATGATCCACGCCCGCTACATCGTATCGCCGCGTGGCGTCGAGGATATGCGCCTGAAGTACGAGAGGGGTGACTTCGGCTCGTGCCCGAGGGTCTACTGCAAGGGGCAGAGAACCCTGCCCGTGGGCCTCTCCGACCTGTGGAACCAGTCCCACGTGAAGGTCTACTGCCCTCGCTGCAACGACGTCTTCCTGCCGCGATCCCGCAGCGCATTGCTGGACGGAGCCATGTTCGGGACCAGTTTCCCGCACATGTTCTTCATGCAGCTGCCGAGCATGCGGCCCCATCCGCCCCTGGAGAAGTACGTGCCCCG TCTCTATGGCTTCCGGTTGCACCAGAAAGCCCTGATGCCGCCCGAAACGCCCGAGTCCACGCCAAAGAGTATCGCATCCTCGGCCAGCAAGTCCCCCTACCTGACTGCGACCATTCCCAAGTCACTGGCTTCACGATTCTCCAGGAATGACCTGAATGCGTAA